Proteins from one Muntiacus reevesi chromosome X, mMunRee1.1, whole genome shotgun sequence genomic window:
- the AVPR2 gene encoding vasopressin V2 receptor: protein MFLASTTSAVPRHLSQPTAAGNGSEGELWTARDPLLAQAELALLSTVFVAVALSNGLVLGALVRRGRRGRWAPMHVFIGHLCLADLAVALFQVLPQLAWDATDRFRGPDALCRAVKYLQMVGMYASSYMILAMTLDRHRAICRPMLAHRHGGGTHWNRPVLLAWAFSLLLSLPQLFIFAQRDVDGSGVLDCWARFAEPWGLRAYVTWIALMVFVAPALGIAACQVLIFREIHASLGPGPAPRAGGPHRGCRPGGPAEGTRVSAAVAKTVRMTLVIVIVYVLCWAPFFLVQLWAAWDPEAPREGPPFVLLMLLASLNSCTNPWIYASFSSSVSSELRSLLCCTWRRALPSPGPQEESCATASSFLAKDNPS from the exons ATGTTCTTGGCATCCACCACCTCAG CTGTGCCCCGGCATCTCTCTCAACCTACCGCAGCAGGCAATGGCAGCGAAGGGGAGCTGTGGACTGCCCGGGACCCGCTGCTAGCCCAGGCAGAGCTGGCACTGCTCTCCACCGTCTTTGTGGCCGTGGCCCTGAGCAATGGCCTGGTTTTGGGGGCTCTGGTGCGGCGGGGCCGGCGGGGCCGCTGGGCACCCATGCACGTCTTCATCGGCCACCTGTGCCTGGCTGACCTGGCCGTAGCTCTGTTCCAAGTGCTGCCCCAGCTGGCCTGGGATGCCACCGACCGCTTCCGTGGGCCTGATGCCCTGTGCCGGGCAGTCAAGTACCTGCAGATGGTGGGCATGTATGCCTCCTCCTACATGATCCTGGCCATGACGCTGGACCGCCACCGTGCCATCTGCCGCCCCATGTTGGCACACCGCCACGGGGGTGGCACTCACTGGAACCGGCCAGTGTTGCTGGCCTGGGCCTTCTCGCTGCTCCTCAGCCTGCCCCAGCTCTTCATCTTTGCCCAGCGTGACGTGGATGGCAGCGGGGTCCTCGACTGCTGGGCCCGCTTTGCCGAGCCCTGGGGCCTCCGCGCCTATGTCACCTGGATCGCCCTGATGGTGTTTGTGGCACCTGCCCTGGGTATCGCTGCCTGTCAGGTGCTCATCTTCCGGGAGATTCATGCCAGCCTGGGGCCCGGGCCGGCGCCAAGGGCCGGCGGGCCCCACCGAGGGTGCCGGCCGGGCGGCCCTGCTGAGGGAACCCGGGTGTCGGCAGCCGTGGCCAAGACTGTGAGGATGACTCTGGTGATCGTCATAGTGTACGTGCTGTGCTGGGCGCCCTTCTTCCTTGTGCAGCTGTGGGCCGCGTGGGACCCGGAGGCACCACGGGAAG GGCCACCCTTCGTGTTGCTCATGCTGCTGGCCAGCCTCAACAGCTGTACCAACCCCTGGATCTACGCCTCCTTCAGCAGCAGCGTCTCCTCCGAGCTGCGAAGCCTGCTCTGTTGCACCTGGAGGCGTGCCCTGCCCAGCCCGGGGCCCCAAGAGGAGTCATGTGCCACAGCCAGCTCTTTCCTGGCCAAAGACAACCCCTCCTGA
- the ARHGAP4 gene encoding rho GTPase-activating protein 4, giving the protein MATHGKLRRERGPQADYEAQVKEMRWQLGEQLRCLELQGELRRELLQELAEFMRRRAEVELEYSRGLDKLVERFSGRGGRLGGGSREHQSFRKEPSLLSPLHCWAVLLQQTRQQSRESTALSEVLGGPLAQRLSYIAEDVGRLVKKSKDLEQQLQEELLEVVSELQMAKKTYQVYHTESLSAEAKLREAERQEEKRAGRSATAATTSTESGPLRKGSIKKGGRLVEKRHAKFLEHKLKCTKARNEYLLSLASVNAAVSNYYLRDVMDLMDCCDTGFHLALGQVLRSYTAAESRIQASQMQGLGSLEEAVDALDPIGDKAKVLEVHAVAFCPPLRFDYQPHEGDEVAEIQVEMELRDEILPRAQNIQSRLDRQTIETEEVNKTLKATLQALLEVVASEDGDMLDSFQASPSTESLKSTSSDPGARQAGRRRGQQQETETFYITKLHEYLSGRSILAKLQAKHEKLQDAIQRGDKEDREVTWTQYTQRKLQKSRAPRPSSQYNQKLFGGDMEKFIQSSGQPVPLVVESCVRFINLNGLQHEGIFRVSGAQPRISEIRDAFERGEDPLVEGCTAHDLDSVAGVLKLYFRSLQPPIFPPDLFGELLASAELEAVAERVEHVAGLLSRLPGPVLVVLRYLFTFLNHLAQYSDENMMDPYNLAVCFGPTLLPVPAGQDPVALQGRVNQLVQTLIIQPVRVFPAPAQLPGPIYEKCMAPPSASCLGDAQLEGPTGDNELELEPGTSAQEEDLEGVVEAVACFAYTGRTAQELTFQRGDVLRLHERASGDWWRGEHAGARGLIPHKYITLPTGVEKFAVGQGLLPSGDLLSSSEGLPVVELVQRPEPCTPPEIPLGIPGSHSGHRRPCMVPASPERHMEVDKAVAQTMDSVFKELLGKTTLRQGLGLGTNNSPSPGPRSPKPPGCGRLGKNKGFSRGPGAPASPSTSHPQGLDSLFKSH; this is encoded by the exons ATGGCTACGCACGGGAAGCTACGCCGAGAGCGAGGGCCGCAGGCTGACTATGAGGCACAGGTCAAAG AGATGCGCTGGCAGCTGGGTGAGCAACTGCGCTGCTTGGAGCTGCAGGGCGAGCTGCGGCGAGAGCTGTTGCAGGAGCTGGCTGAGTTCATGAGGCGCCGTGCCGAGGTTGAGCTTGAGTACTCGCGGGGCCTCGACAAGCTGGTGGAGCGCTTCTCCGGCCGTGGAGGCCGCCTCGGGGGCGGCAGTCGGGAGCACCAGAGCTTCCG gaaggaGCCGTCCCTGCTTTCGCCCTTGCACTGCTGGGCCGTGTTGTTGCAGCAGACACGGCAACAGAGCCGAGAGAGCACGGCCCTCAGTGAGGTGCTGGGCGGGCCCCTGGCCCAGCGCCTGAGCTACATTGCCGAGGATGTGGGGCGCCTGGTCAAGAAG AGTAAGGATCTGGAGCAACAGCTGCAAGAGGAGCTCCTGGAGGTGGTGTCAGAGCTTCAGATG gccaagaaAACCTATCAGGTCTACCACACGGAGAGCCTGAGTGCTGAGGCCAAACTCCGCGAAGCCgagcggcaggaggagaagcgggcaggCCGAAGTGCTACCGCCGCCACCACCAGCACCGAGTCCGGGCCACTCCGCAAGGGCTCCATCAAGAAGGGAGGGCGGCTGGTGGAGAAG CGTCACGCCAAGTTCTTGGAGCACAAACTCAAGTGCACAAAGGCTCGCAATGAGTACCTACTAAGCCTGGCCAGTGTCAATGCCGCCGTCAGCAACTACTACCTGCGGGACGTCATGGACCTGATGGAT TGTTGTGACACAGGATTCCACCTGGCCCTAGGCCAAGTGCTCCGGAGCTACACGGCTGCAGAGAGCCGCATCCAGGCCTCCCAGATGCAGGGCCTGGGCAGCCTGGAGGAGGCTGTGGATGCCCTGGATCCCATAGGTGACAAGGCCAAGGTGCTGGAGGTGCACGCTGTCGCCTTCTGTCCCCCGCTACGTTTCGACTACCAGCCCCACGAAGGGGATGAG GTTGCTGAGATCCAGGTTGAGATGGAGTTGCGAGATGAGATTCTGCCCAGAGCCCAGAATATCCAGAGCCGCCTGGACCGCCAGACCATCGAGACAGAGGAG GTGAACAAGACACTGAAGGCCACACTGCAGGCCCTGCTGGAGGTGGTGGCGTCAGAAGACGGAGATATGCTCGACTCCTTCCAGGCCAGTCCATCCACCGAGTCCCTCAAGTCCACCAGCTCGGACCCAGGGGCTCGGCAGGCGGGCCGGCGGCGGGGCCAACAGCAGGAGACCGAGACCTTCTACATCACG AAACTCCACGAGTACCTGAGTGGACGGAGTATCCTTGCCAAGCTGCAGGCCAAGCATGAGAAACTGCAGGACGCCATCCAGAGAG GTGACAAGGAAGACCGGGAGGTGACTTG GACCCAGTACACACAGAGAAAACTCCAGAAGAgccgcgccccccgccccagctcccAGTATAACCAGAAACTCTTCGGGGGAGACATGGAGAAGTTTATCCAG AGTTCAGGCCAGCCCGTGCCCCTGGTGGTGGAGAGCTGTGTCCGCTTCATTAACCTCAATG GCCTGCAGCATGAGGGCATCTTCCGGGTGTCAGGTGCCCAGCCCCGGATCTCGGAGATCCGTGATGCTTTTGAGAGAG GAGAGGACCCACTGGTGGAGGGCTGCACCGCCCATGACCTGGACTCGGTGGCAGGTGTGCTGAAACTTTACTTCCGGAGCTTGCAGCCCCCCATATTCCCGCCAGACCTGTTTGGAGAGCTGCTGGCTTCTGCGG AGCTGGAGGCTGTGGCCGAGCGGGTGGAGCACGTAGCTGGCCTCCTGTCCCGGCTGCCCGGACCCGTGCTGGTGGTCTTGCGGTACCTCTTCACCTTCCTCAACCA CCTGGCCCAGTACAGCGACGAGAACATGATGGACCCCTACAACCTGGCCGTGTGCTTCGGGCCGACACTGCTGCCGGTCCCTGCTGGGCAGGACCCCGTGGCTTTGCAGGGCCGTGTCAACCAGCTGGTGCAGACCCTCATCATCCAGCCTGTACGGGTCTTCCCGGCCCCAGCCCAGCTGCCTGGCCCCATCTATGAGAAGTGCATGGCCCCGCCTTCTGCCAGCTGCTTGGG GGATGCCCAGTTGGAGGGCCCGACGGGGGACAACGAGTTGGAGCTGGAGCCAGGGACCTCAGCCCAggaggagg ACCTGGAGGGTGTTGTGGAGGCCGTGGCTTGCTTTGCCTACACGGGCCGCACGGCCCAGGAGCTGACCTTCCAGCGTGGGGACGTCTTGCGGCTACACGAGCGGGCCTCGGGCGACTGGTGGCGGGGCGAGCACGCGGGGGCACGGGGGCTCATCCCCCACAAGTATATCACTCTACCCACGGG AGTGGAGAAGTTTGCGGTGGGCCAGGGGCTGCTGCCCAGCGGGGACCTGCTGAGCAGCTCAGAGGGGCTCCCTGTAGTGGAGCTTGTCCAGAG GCCAGAGCCATGCACCCCACCCGAGATCCCTCTTGGCATCCCCGGGAGTCACTCCGGGCACCGACGGCCCTGCATGGTCCCAGCATCCCCGGAACGACACATGGAGGTGGATAAG GCTGTGGCACAGACCATGGACTCTGTGTTTAAGGAGCTCTTGGGGAAGACCACCCTCCGTCAGGGCCTTGGACTGGGCACCAACAACTCCCCGAGCCCCGGGCCTCGCAGCCCAAAGCCTCCAGGCTGTGGACGCCTGGGCAAGAACAAAGGCTTCTCGCGGGGCCCTGGTGCCCCGGCCTCACCCTCAACCTCCCATCCCCAGGGCCTGGACTCACTCTTCAAGTCACACTGA
- the NAA10 gene encoding N-alpha-acetyltransferase 10 has translation MNIRNARPEDLMNMQHCNLLCLPENYQMKYYFYHGLSWPQLSYIAEDENGKIVGYVLAKMEEDPDDVPHGHITSLAVKRSHRRLGLAQKLMDQASRAMIENFNAKYVSLHVRKSNRAALHLYSNTLNFQISEVEPKYYADGEDAYAMKRDLTQMADELRRHLELKEKGRHVVLGSIENKVEGKGNSLPSSGEACREEKGLVAEDSGGDSKDLSEVSETTESTDVKDSSEASDSAS, from the exons ATGAACATCCGCAATGCGAGG CCAGAGGACCTGATGAACATGCAACACTGCAACCTCCTGTGCCTGCCTGAGAACTACCAGATGAAATACTATTTCTACCATGGCCTCTCCTGGCCCCAG CTCTCGTACATCGCCGAGGACGAGAATGGGAAGATCGTGGGGTACGTCCTGGCCAAAAT GGAAGAAGACCCAGACGATGTGCCCCATGGACATATCACCTCGCTG GCTGTGAAGCGTTCCCACCGGCGTCTTGGTCTGGCTCAAAAGCTGATGGACCAGGCCTCCCGAGCCATGATCGAGAACTTCAATGCCAAATATGTCTCCCTGCATGTCCGGAAGAG TAACCGGGCAGCTCTGCACCTCTATTCCAACACGCTCAACTTTCA GATCAGCGAAGTGGAGCCCAAATACTACGCTGACGGGGAAGATGCATACGCCATGAAGCGGGACCTTACCCAGATGGCCGATGAG CTGAGGCGGCACCTGGAGCTGAAGGAGAAGGGCAGGCATGTGGTGCTGGGCTCCATCGAGAACAAGGTGGAAGGCAAGGGCAACTCGCTTCCGAGCTCAGGGGAGGCCTGTCGTGAGGAAAAGGGCCTGGTTGCGGAGGACAGCGGTGGTGACAGCAAGGACCTCAGCGAGGTCAGCGAGACCACAGAGAGCACCGACGTCAAGGACAGCTCAGAGGCCTCTGACTCGGCTTCCTAG